The following coding sequences lie in one Plasmodium sp. gorilla clade G2 genome assembly, chromosome: 11 genomic window:
- a CDS encoding phd finger protein, putative: MEKKSVSMQNKVKKKCIDKSKSKDTNTIKSNGGSNNKNGTYNNNDKKINNKNLKPSDANVDIKNYSDNNENDSFCYECYHGGNLVCCDNCIRSYHLYCLSSSDKPQPNFNYWYCPLCKRRGVTVDASLKRRKKIKTISTVDKKKEKVKQKSEGSKYTNQINVGENYQVSNVSTFFLNSHSEKYDETSKSELVYSPYLLERMKESYLSEGQYELVIKNDYELAIFIKELAKNWKCQLGWHPFTPEYAFKILHHVDYNPKKAIELLKSSEFNFLEICDPPIRKYENKWRPRDKRGQISDSPYPSSELLQSYLKRSVECSLDEKKYHYPVNTNNKFYCEINKNNIIETNYPNERTRNSSRKEVEEEEDEEDDFEDDDLEEEEEDDKDDEEYYEEYDK, translated from the exons atggaaaaaaaaagtgttaGTATGCaaaataaagtaaaaaaaaaatgtatagaTAAGAGCAAGAGTAAGGATACTAATACAATAAAAAGTAATGGGGGTAGTAATAACAAAAATGgaacatataataacaatgataagaaaataaataataaaaatttaaaaccTTCAGATGCTAAtgtagatataaaaaattatagtgataataatgaaaatgattcATTTTGTTATGAATGTTATCATGGAGGGAATTTAGTTTGTTGTGATAATTGTATTAGatcttatcatttatat tgccTCAGTTCGTCAGATAAGCCACAACCCAATTTTAATTATTGGTATTGCCCATTATGTAAAAGAAGAG gTGTAACGGTGGACGCTTCAttgaaaagaagaaaaaaaattaaaacaataag TACTGTtgataaaaagaaagaaaaggtCAAACAAAAAAGTGAAGGCAGCAAATACACCAACCAAATTAATGTAGGAGAAAATTATCAAGTTTCAAACGTGtctactttttttttaaatagccATTCGGAAAAATATGATG AAACTAGCAAATCAGAATTGGTCTATTCCCCTTATTTATTAGAAAGAATGAAAGAAAGTTATTTAAGTGAAGGACAATACGAATTagttattaaaaatgattaCGAGCTTGCAATATTTATAAAGGAGCTAGCCAAAAATTGGAAATGTCAATTAGGTTGGCATCCATTTACTCCTGAATAtgcatttaaaatattacatcACGTTGATTATAACCCTAAGAAAGCtatagaattattaaaaagttCGGAATTTAATTTTCTAg aaatatGCGATCCACCCATACGCAAATATGAGAACAAATGGAGACCCAGAGATAAAAGAGGACAAATAtcag ATTCTCCATATCCTTCTTCTGAATTGCTCCAAAGCTATTTAAAACGATCTGTTGAATGTTCCTTagatgaaaagaaatatcACTATCCTGTTAATACAaacaataaattttattgtgaaataaataaaaataatattatagaaaCTAATTATCCTAATGAGAGAACTAGAAACTCTTCAAGAAAAGAAGTTGAAGAAGAggaagatgaagaagatgattTTGAAGATGACGATTTAGAAGAAGAGGAAGAAGATGAtaaagatgatgaagaatattatgaagaatatgataagtga
- a CDS encoding phosphatidylinositol N-acetylglucosaminyltransferase subunit H, putative has product MKNDVKDDIKNDIKDHIKNDVKDDIKDDIKNEETNSVKYHIKNEIRRYEHVYGIEYIYEKKKNRMFFLFVIIILSVFVLYYFYLGYIRGYLSVNEFHIFLFIIYISCIIVYFNNIFTEKLLLLKNIGIQIDKKDSFENYTKFICKNEIQNIFLNEAIYMFEICPYLCIKLKNNDSVILFKDVVLGMKNMVSIYRDIKKIFFYNDNNILKTIKITHVKNDKGIYEIGKSDGEAEDEMSDSVSYNISEPMSNHTSDNMSDNISDQIDHFEEDEEVKKVLQKKYNYTKNKNHDNINLEDNTCSTNNYSSSEENIFKLLNFSSYENIKIDKRSKKLRKNNSYDVYINKQLAIEIMNN; this is encoded by the exons atgaaaaatgatgtaaaagatgatataaaaaatgatataaaagatcatataaaaaatgatgtaaaagatgatataaaagatgatataaaaaatgaagaaacaaACAGTGTCAAGTATCATATTAAGAATGAAATAAGAAGATATGAACATGTGTATggtattgaatatatatatgaaaaaaagaaaaatcgaatgttctttttatttgtaataataatcttGTCTGTATTTGTTTTGTATTACTTTTATCTG GGTTATATCAGAGGATATTTAAGTGTCAACgaatttcatatatttctttttataatatatatatcttgtATCATAGTATATTTCAACAATATTTTTACTG aaaaattacttttattgaaaaatattGGTATACAAATTGATAAAAAAGATTCATTTGAAAACTatacaaaatttatatgtaaaaatgaGATACAGAATATTTTCCTTAATgaa GCCATTTACATGTTTGAAATATGTccatatttatgtattaagCTAAAAAATAACGATTCTGTAATTCTCTTCAAg gaTGTTGTGTTGGGTATGAAAAATATGGTAAGTATCTATagagatataaaaaagatattcttttataatgataataatatattaaagactataaaaataacacaCGTAAAAAATGACAAGGGTATATATGAAATTGGAAAATCTGATGGAGAAGCAGAAGATGAAATGAGCGACTCTGTAAGTTACAATATAAGTGAACCTATGAGTAATCATACGAGTGATAATATGAGTGACAATATAAGTGATCAAATAGATCATTttgaagaagatgaagaagtAAAAAAAGtactacaaaaaaaatataattatacaaaaaacaaaaatcatgataatataaatttagaaGACAATACATGTTCtacaaataattattcttcaagtgaagaaaatattttcaaattattaaatttcagttcatatgaaaatattaaaattgatAAAAGATCTAAAAAGttgagaaaaaataattcatatgatgtatatataaataagcaATTAGCAATAGAAATTATGaacaattaa
- a CDS encoding dolichol-phosphate mannosyltransferase: MVIRFFLFVITLLGLCINMVCCNYKYSVILPTYNEKENLPYLIYMIIDELNKHEIKFEIIVIDDNSQDGTADVYKKLQEIFKDEELLLIQRKGKLGLGSAYMEGLKKVTGDFVIIMDADLSHHPKYIYNFIKKQKENNCDIVTGTRYNKQGGISGWSFNRIIISRVANFLAQFLLFINLSDLTGSFRLYKTNVLKELMQSINNTGYVFQMEVIVRAYKMEKSIEEVGYVFVDRLFGKSKLEATDILQYLSGLLKLFWSI; this comes from the coding sequence atggTTATTCGATTTTTCCTGTTTGTTATTACACTGTTAGGcttatgtataaatatggTGTGTTGCAATTACAAATATTCAGTTATATTACCTACTTacaatgaaaaagaaaacttaccatatttaatttatatgataattgatgaattaaataaacatGAAATTAAATTTGAAATAATTGTAATAGATGATAATAGTCAAGACGGTACTGCAGAtgtatacaaaaaattaCAAGAAATTTTTAAGGATGAAGAATTATTACTAATacaaagaaaaggaaaattaGGGTTAGGGTCTGCATATATGGAAGGTTTAAAAAAAGTAACAGGTGattttgttataataatgGATGCTGATTTATCACATCATcctaaatatatttataactttattaaaaaacaaaaagaaaataattgtGATATAGTTACAGGTACAAGATATAATAAGCAAGGTGGAATATCAGGATGGTCATTTAATAGAATTATAATAAGTAGAGTAGCAAATTTTTTAGCTCAgttcttattatttattaatctATCAGATTTAACCGGGTCTTTTAGATTATATAAAACGAATGTATTGAAGGAACTTATGCAATCTATTAATAATACAGGTTATGTTTTTCAAATGGAAGTTATTGTAAGAGCatataaaatggaaaaatcTATAGAAGAAGTTGGTTATGTTTTTGTTGATAGATTATTTGGAAAATCAAAACTTGAAGCTACAGATATTTTACAATACTTATCAGGTCTATTGAAGTTATTCTGGtcaatataa